The following are encoded together in the Phocoena sinus isolate mPhoSin1 chromosome 11, mPhoSin1.pri, whole genome shotgun sequence genome:
- the LOC116762192 gene encoding LOW QUALITY PROTEIN: zinc finger protein 2-like (The sequence of the model RefSeq protein was modified relative to this genomic sequence to represent the inferred CDS: inserted 1 base in 1 codon; substituted 1 base at 1 genomic stop codon), whose product MGTSREEGGLSHPADWRFNQSSHLTNHEKTHTGEKPYKCNECRKAFSYCSVLIQHQRIHSGERPYKCTECGKTFSRSTSLTQHQRIHTSDKPYKCLQCGKAFNQSTHLTLQQRSHTGEKPYECNECGKTFSQSAHLTQHQRIHIGEKPYECNECGKAFTFSYCSDLVQHQRMHTGEELYKCNECGNAFNDCSALIQHQTLIXHQRTHTGEKPYESKECGKAFSRSMYLTQHQRSHRGQKPYKCNECGKTFTQSSFLTQHXRVHTGEKLYKCNECGKAFSDHSGHIQHQRTHTGEKCYECNNCGKAFSFCSALIQHKRIHTGEKPFKCNDCGKAFSDWSALIQYQRTHTGDKAYKCNVCGKAFSQTISYCSGLIQHQIIHTAVKPYECNKCGKAFSQKTDLKKHQKTHTKEKLYKCNECGKAFSQNTYLKKHQKIHSGEKANIHTEFTSVWSEVLIPHLAVQFLEGSTQRQPRTTGALVCRGSQKPYSETNSENKNSVFRHRNSCTLSKRIQTLSNRKWNSENLAPLQVPPAAAAVSPDELLRKRVQRLNIWRIGNGQTWRRYWNPVVLMGTEKRPNKKSLRPPPEPREPARVPSYLHTQSANNRGRHTFSLGEAYGKGRKEKVHAPGSPVPRSRQRPAPRPQPPPTHPEGLGLPSLLRLRGRAGGLGAGAGSRSLETRRLLDSSSGTPAARFLSNPSPRAARRNPERREERPERPA is encoded by the exons ATGGGGACCAGTCGTGAAGAAGGTGGACTCTCTCACCCAGCTGATTGG AGATTTAACCAGAGTTCCCATTTAACAAACCATGAGAAGACTCATACTGGAGAAAAGCCCTACAAATGCAATGAATGTAGGAAGGCCTTCAGTTATTGCTCAGTCCTTAttcaacatcagagaattcatagtGGGGAAAGACCTTACAAGTGTACTGAATGTGGCAAGACATTCAGTCGTAGTACATCACTTACTCAGCATCAAAGAATTCATACTAGTGATAAACCATATAAATGTCTTCAATGTGGAAAGGCTTTTAACCAGAGCACACATCTTACTCTACAACAAAGAagtcatactggagagaaaccttatgaatgcaATGAATGTGGTAAAACCTTTAGTCAGAGTGCACATCTTACTCAACATCAAAGAATTCATATAGGAGAAAAGCCCTATGAATGTAacgaatgtgggaaagccttca ctttcagttaCTGTTCAGACCTCGTTCAACATCAGAGAATGCATACTGGAGAGGAATTATACAAATGCAATGAATGTGGGAATGCCTTTAATGATTGTTCAGCCCTTATTCAGCACCAAA CTCTTATTTGACATCAAAgaactcatactggagagaagccATATGAaagtaaggaatgtgggaaagccttcagcaGAAGTATGTACCTTACTCAACATCAGAGAAGTCATAGAGGACAGAAACCatataaatgtaatgaatgtgggaaaactTTTACCCAGAGTTCATTTCTCACACAGC TGAGGGTTCATACTGGAGAAAAACTTtacaaatgtaatgaatgtgggaaagcttttagTGACCACTCAGGGCATATTCAGCATCAGAGAACCCACACTGGAGAGAAGTGCTATGAGTGTAACAAttgtgggaaagctttcagtttctGTTCAGCCCTTATTCAGCAcaagagaattcatactggagagaagcccttTAAATGCAATGACTGTGGAAAAGCCTTCAGTGATTGGTCAGCACTTATTCAATATCAGAGAACTCACACTGGAGATAAAGCTTATAAATGTAATGtatgtggaaaagccttcagtcAGA ccaTTAGTTACTGTTCAGGCCTTATTCAACATCAGATCATTCATACTGCAGTGAAACCTTATGAATGCAATAAATGTGGCAAAGCCTTCAGCCAGAAGACAGACCTTAAAAAACATCAGAAAACTCATACTAAAGAAAAACTCtacaaatgtaatgaatgtgggaaagcctttagccAGAACACATATCTTAAAAAACACCAGAAAATTCATAGTGGCGAGAAGGCAAATATACATACTGAGT TTACTTCTGTGTGGAGTGAAGTTCTTATTCCGCACCTAGCAGTGCAGTTTCTGGAAGGTAGCACGCAGAGGCAGCCGCGAACAACAGGAGCCTTGGTGTGCAGAGGCTCCCAAAAGCCCTATTCCGAGACCAACTCCgaaaacaaaaattctgttttcagaCACAGGAATTCCTGTACCCTGTCGAAACGGATCCAAACGTTATCCAATCGGAAATGGAATTCTGAAAATCTGGCTCCCTTGCAG GTTCcccctgcagctgctgctgtgAGCCCAGACGAGCTTCTGAGGAAGCGGGTTCAGAGACTGAATATTTGGCGGATTGGAAACGGGCAGACTTGGAGGCGCTACTGGAACCCTGTGGTTCTCATGGGGACCGAAAAGAGGCCGA ACAAGAAATCCCTTCGGCCCCCTCCGGAGCCTCGCGAACCCGCCAGAGTGCCATCGTACCTGCATACTCAAAGTGCGAACAATCGAGGGCGACACACATTCAGCCTCGGGGAGGCGtatggaaaaggaaggaaggaaaag GTCCACGCGCCCGGGTCTCCGGTCCCGCGCTCCCGGCAGCGCCCCGCCCCTCGCCCCCAACCTCCACCGACTCACCCTGAGGGGCTCGGGCTGCCCTCCCTACTCCGACTCCGGGGACGGGCGGGCGGACTCGGTGCCGGGGCCGGGAGCCGGAGTCTGGAGACTCGGCGCCTGCTCGACTCTAGCTCTGGGACTCCGGCAGCGCGCTTCCTCTCCAATCCCTCTCCTCGTGCCGCGCGCCGCAACccggagaggagagaagagaggccaGAGCGGCCAGCTTAG